Genomic segment of uncultured Desulfobacter sp.:
TTTTTATCTATCAGTTATTTTTTTCTATTGTTTCCATCACACTAATCCACAGCGCTCTTTGGCTCAAAGAACTTTCCTATTTTATCAGAAATCTCTTTTATGGAAAGCGGTTTGGATAACACCGCCTTAAAACCTGTCTGGGCCATCATATCCAACGTAATGTCCTGGCTGAATCCCGTACAAAGAAAAATGGGGACATCCGGGCGAATCCCTCTTATATTTTCTGCCAGACTATCGCCATTCATATGCGCCATATACAGATCCGTAATCACAAGATCATAGGCTAACGGGTCGCGTTCAAAACACCTCAAGGCGGCCAGAGGATCAGTCAAGGTTGTGGTGCGACACCCCAGGCGATCCAGCATGGATTTTGCCACTTTGAGAATTATATCTTCATCATCCACAAAAAGGACATTGATGCCATACTTGATATTTGCTTTATTTTCCAGAACAGACGCTTGGCGCCCGGATTCAGCTTTACGCGCCAAAATTTGCGGAAAATAGAGCCTGAACCTGCTTCCCTGGCCCGGTTGGCTGTCCACCTTGATGCCGCCGGCCATATCCTTGACAATACCATATACAACAGACAACCCCATGCCGGTGCCGTTTTCATTGCTCTTGGTGGTATAAAAAGGTTCAAAAATACGCTTCATCACTTCCTTTGACATCCCCGCACCTGTGTCACAGACACTTAGACAGATATAATCTCCCGGCTTGACCCTGGTGCCAGCATCGGATTGGGTGACGGTCACAGACTCTAATGACACAGTAATCACACCGCCGGATTTACCCATGGCATGTACCCCGTTACTGATCAAATTCATGATAATCTGATGAAGTTGGGTGGGATCGGCAGTAACCGGCGGGCAGTCAGGTTCTACATCTTTTTCAATGGAAATATTGCGTGGAATACCCGATCTCATCAACTTGAGTACGGTATCTATGCTGTTTTGTATTCGCAACGGCCGTCTTTGAATCTTTTTGTGTCGGGAAAAGTTTAAAATCTGCTGGACAAGTTCTTTTGCCTGGAGGGCGCTTTCATAAAGCTGGGTCAGATTCTCTTTTGTGTCATTGTCAAATGCCACGCTTTTAAGAATCAACAGTTCAGCATTCCCCAGGATGGGAAACAGCATGTTATTCAGATCATGGGCGACACCACCGGCCAGAGTGCCAAGGGATTCGAGTTTCTGGGCCTGGGCCATCTTTTCATTGATCTCCGTTTCATTGGAAACAATTCGCTGAACGCCCACATAGTTCGTAATGGCGCCGTTGTTGTCCGTGACCGAAGAGATGGTAAGATCCATGATGCAAAACGAGTTGTCTTTTTTTTTAAACTCGGCATGACCGCTCCATACCCGCCCGGAACTGATGATGGCCCGCAGGTTGATATTAAACTGGCTGTCATGCTTGC
This window contains:
- a CDS encoding ATP-binding protein encodes the protein MSEKASYHELEERLKTLELENAALKQDIVSLQHFQSFDTSFGSLPADFESVINEKIETERKLLLAAVEQFSEMVYITNSEGIIQYLNPAFEKLTGFYRYECIGKDISMFRSRKHDSQFNINLRAIISSGRVWSGHAEFKKKDNSFCIMDLTISSVTDNNGAITNYVGVQRIVSNETEINEKMAQAQKLESLGTLAGGVAHDLNNMLFPILGNAELLILKSVAFDNDTKENLTQLYESALQAKELVQQILNFSRHKKIQRRPLRIQNSIDTVLKLMRSGIPRNISIEKDVEPDCPPVTADPTQLHQIIMNLISNGVHAMGKSGGVITVSLESVTVTQSDAGTRVKPGDYICLSVCDTGAGMSKEVMKRIFEPFYTTKSNENGTGMGLSVVYGIVKDMAGGIKVDSQPGQGSRFRLYFPQILARKAESGRQASVLENKANIKYGINVLFVDDEDIILKVAKSMLDRLGCRTTTLTDPLAALRCFERDPLAYDLVITDLYMAHMNGDSLAENIRGIRPDVPIFLCTGFSQDITLDMMAQTGFKAVLSKPLSIKEISDKIGKFFEPKSAVD